In one window of Aquimarina spinulae DNA:
- a CDS encoding carbonic anhydrase, translated as MKTTNNMVFIAVIMTIIVSSCTNTKEKIKGEHSIEVAKEKTTSTTDHVKKHWSYVGETSPEHWAEIEKNSECGGKFQSPINIVSLDAIVDTNLKPLAIHYVSNTKIHDVVNNGHSIQYNFEKGDYLMYKGDKYDLKQIHFHESSEHTINGIRYPIVIHMVHTNSKGEYLVFAVMAKEGKTSAPFRFLESYLPLRKGETKAIGKPFNLSYNLPKNKGYYTYMGSLTTPPCTQGVNWVIFKEPITISLEQVNILRDLMPLNNYRNEQPLNGREVKMTK; from the coding sequence ATGAAAACCACTAATAATATGGTGTTTATAGCTGTAATTATGACTATAATAGTATCTTCTTGTACGAATACAAAAGAAAAAATTAAAGGAGAACATTCTATAGAAGTAGCTAAAGAAAAAACTACTTCAACCACTGATCATGTAAAAAAACATTGGAGTTATGTTGGGGAAACAAGTCCAGAACATTGGGCCGAAATTGAAAAGAACTCAGAATGTGGAGGAAAATTTCAATCTCCTATAAATATTGTGAGTTTAGATGCAATCGTTGATACCAATTTAAAGCCTTTAGCTATTCATTATGTATCTAATACCAAAATACATGATGTAGTTAACAATGGTCACTCCATTCAATATAATTTTGAAAAAGGAGATTATCTTATGTACAAAGGTGATAAATATGATTTGAAACAAATTCATTTTCACGAATCTTCAGAACATACCATAAATGGTATTAGATATCCAATAGTAATACATATGGTACATACCAATTCTAAAGGAGAATACTTAGTATTTGCTGTAATGGCAAAAGAAGGAAAAACCAGTGCCCCTTTTAGATTCTTGGAAAGCTATTTACCTCTTAGAAAAGGAGAAACTAAAGCTATAGGAAAACCATTTAATCTTAGTTATAACCTTCCTAAAAATAAAGGATATTATACCTATATGGGATCATTAACCACACCACCATGTACTCAAGGTGTAAACTGGGTTATTTTCAAAGAACCCATCACAATATCTTTAGAACAAGTAAATATCTTAAGAGATCTGATGCCTTTAAATAATTATAGAAATGAACAACCATTAAATGGAAGAGAAGTGAAAATGACAAAATAA
- a CDS encoding alginate export family protein, producing MTTLLKPNLLNCLSKQFDLLRITVFIFTLSFGTTIAQGVGDVDPYHNKRIEEVNIIITNPSNDSILNNRIRDKIRQDLKTFPDNRFSRNHIEFSLSRSRQDPKIATTKIEVGFGSIGGIILTINVTLGDQVGESTKTGFVTSGKINDLPKLYNFGSTFIRLKLEALAIHYSNTNAWYGRPDALLDGNPLVSGIPSGDGYDDWVEGFTHLGTYGITPLHNNLHIYAGLSAIVSGSKGQELFTNKTRGYIGVEDAYIGLITGKTWENGNRLVVNASIGRQRFTLGDGFLIVNTSANGSKRAALQSNPRWAADMLARGSVKYNNTLLELFYLDPDELPVVDSKTRITGINVEAQPAKGLSVGASLLYVPKSEFGYFTSTEVLSREGLQVVDARFRWQPKPAGNSGFFIAGEGGLQRNENFPMRAYGYFGEFGWSFSKLPWTPTLSYRYAHFSGDDLSTDRFERWDPLLSGGNGEQWVQGINHFKVVQISNVIAHRFQLRVRPISKLELVPQFWLFKADDLTNLGGNPALSFLESKDYGVEGNLTFKVFWSRKIYIQGHVAVTFPGEAVNRTLTEDPSNWWSTMLFIRYAL from the coding sequence ATGACTACTCTTTTAAAACCAAACCTATTAAACTGTCTTAGTAAACAATTCGATTTATTAAGAATTACAGTTTTTATTTTCACACTTTCATTTGGCACCACCATTGCGCAGGGTGTCGGAGATGTTGACCCTTATCATAATAAAAGAATTGAAGAAGTTAACATCATAATTACTAATCCATCAAATGATTCTATACTTAATAATCGGATTCGTGACAAAATACGTCAAGATTTAAAGACCTTTCCTGATAATAGATTTTCAAGAAATCATATCGAATTTTCTTTATCTCGATCACGTCAAGATCCTAAGATCGCTACGACCAAAATAGAAGTAGGATTTGGGTCAATCGGGGGGATTATACTTACTATTAATGTAACTTTAGGAGATCAGGTTGGTGAATCGACAAAAACCGGATTTGTAACGTCAGGAAAAATTAATGATCTTCCAAAACTATACAATTTTGGATCTACATTTATTCGCTTAAAACTTGAAGCCCTTGCAATTCATTATAGCAATACGAATGCTTGGTACGGTAGACCCGATGCACTTCTTGATGGTAACCCATTAGTCTCGGGGATACCCTCGGGGGATGGATATGACGATTGGGTTGAAGGATTTACTCATTTGGGAACTTATGGAATTACTCCATTACATAATAATCTTCATATATATGCCGGTCTTAGTGCAATAGTAAGTGGCTCTAAAGGACAAGAGCTATTCACAAACAAAACAAGAGGTTATATTGGTGTTGAGGATGCATATATTGGTTTAATTACAGGAAAAACCTGGGAAAACGGTAATCGACTTGTAGTAAATGCCTCTATTGGTCGACAACGTTTTACCCTTGGAGATGGATTTCTTATCGTAAATACCTCTGCAAATGGTAGTAAAAGAGCAGCATTGCAATCTAATCCTCGTTGGGCAGCAGATATGCTGGCTCGTGGTAGTGTAAAATACAACAACACATTATTAGAATTATTCTATCTCGATCCAGATGAACTACCAGTAGTAGATTCTAAAACAAGAATCACAGGAATTAATGTAGAAGCACAACCTGCAAAAGGGCTCTCTGTAGGAGCAAGCTTATTGTATGTGCCAAAGTCTGAGTTTGGTTATTTTACGTCAACAGAAGTTCTTAGTCGAGAAGGCCTACAAGTTGTAGATGCACGTTTTCGTTGGCAACCTAAACCGGCAGGGAATTCAGGTTTTTTTATTGCAGGAGAAGGTGGATTGCAAAGAAATGAAAATTTTCCGATGCGCGCATACGGCTACTTTGGTGAGTTTGGCTGGAGTTTTTCAAAACTTCCCTGGACACCAACTTTAAGTTATCGGTATGCTCATTTTTCTGGTGATGATTTAAGTACTGATCGATTTGAGCGATGGGACCCTCTATTATCTGGTGGAAACGGAGAACAATGGGTACAAGGAATAAATCATTTTAAAGTCGTGCAGATTTCAAATGTAATTGCACACAGGTTTCAATTACGTGTACGACCAATCTCAAAACTTGAACTGGTACCCCAATTTTGGTTATTTAAAGCAGATGACTTAACAAATTTGGGAGGAAACCCAGCACTCTCATTTTTAGAATCCAAAGATTATGGGGTAGAGGGCAATTTAACTTTCAAAGTATTTTGGTCGCGTAAGATTTATATCCAGGGACATGTGGCAGTTACATTTCCCGGTGAAGCCGTAAACAGAACCTTGACAGAAGATCCATCGAATTGGTGGAGTACTATGCTATTTATACGATACGCACTATAA
- a CDS encoding SDR family NAD(P)-dependent oxidoreductase gives MNRRNMLKNTTLATIGASAGIACANDSKESETASALLASEKTVGKKDVSPVNPAYFIPNRFKDKTIIITGCARGMGKAAVKRAALEGANVVGVDWLKEEGNAVINEIVKEGGSAKFVYGDVSTNETCKEMVKTAIDSYGKLDYAINNAGVMDAIFPGDPINYEKQKHLTFSRCHEATDEYWDVVMRVNTTGVFKCMREELKQMVAQNQGGAIVNVASVAGLRGFSGTPSYVASKHAVNGLTKNAAIDYAEYGIRINSVCMANTATPMVERAYQLVMAKVKASGGNAGMGNIKTKSLLQYTDSNHRDATPEEQVAIMLFLLSKEASNITGANYATDGGFTAY, from the coding sequence ATGAATCGAAGAAACATGTTAAAAAACACAACGCTTGCTACTATAGGTGCCAGTGCTGGTATTGCTTGCGCTAACGACTCTAAAGAATCTGAAACTGCATCTGCATTATTAGCCTCAGAAAAGACAGTAGGAAAAAAAGATGTTAGCCCGGTTAATCCAGCATATTTCATTCCAAATCGCTTTAAAGACAAAACAATTATTATTACCGGGTGCGCAAGAGGAATGGGTAAAGCAGCAGTAAAAAGAGCAGCTCTAGAAGGTGCAAATGTTGTAGGTGTAGACTGGCTTAAAGAAGAAGGAAATGCGGTTATAAATGAAATTGTTAAAGAAGGTGGTTCTGCAAAATTCGTTTATGGTGATGTTTCTACTAATGAGACCTGTAAAGAAATGGTTAAAACAGCAATAGATTCTTATGGTAAACTAGATTACGCCATAAACAATGCTGGTGTAATGGATGCAATCTTTCCCGGAGACCCTATAAACTATGAAAAACAAAAACACCTTACATTTAGTCGATGTCATGAAGCAACAGATGAGTATTGGGATGTAGTGATGCGAGTAAATACAACAGGAGTATTTAAATGTATGCGTGAAGAATTAAAACAAATGGTAGCACAAAATCAAGGTGGTGCAATCGTTAATGTCGCATCAGTCGCAGGGCTACGGGGTTTTTCGGGAACTCCCTCATATGTTGCAAGTAAACATGCCGTTAACGGGCTAACAAAAAATGCAGCTATAGATTATGCAGAATATGGTATACGAATCAATTCTGTGTGTATGGCCAATACTGCAACACCAATGGTAGAGCGAGCTTATCAACTTGTTATGGCTAAAGTAAAAGCTAGTGGAGGTAATGCTGGCATGGGAAATATTAAAACCAAAAGTCTTCTGCAGTATACAGATTCTAACCATCGAGACGCAACACCAGAAGAACAGGTAGCGATTATGTTATTTTTATTGTCTAAAGAAGCATCTAATATCACTGGAGCAAATTATGCCACTGATGGTGGATTTACTGCGTATTAA
- a CDS encoding WD40/YVTN/BNR-like repeat-containing protein gives MKKRFLNYPLITLLLVTAFGCGSDSEDSQDLNEQIETIDAKVTSFSTEYAYVNDLVSILGENFGSDITDTKVYLDNKAVEITTANNTTITIKVPEGVSVLPELKIEIPNTNVSFNDSYKSLAVLDNTKNKWITMGHDYNSIESIKDFRGVDKEKVYFSIQNNSSNDVFEVIKSFNGGASISNINQDHNFLDGGFFLSSKDNEYSLRSLALYRKNEKEESKLLNDFTQNGSWGLDFFVDNDESNIIVATSEGRIYKSTDTGSTFDKVHENDPSNFEFDTFFALSSNQVWLGGYTYPFPENKSYYPAKLLYLKDGNWTNKEIQIENKAGNYEYIKKIRFVDATTGYAIAYIKNLSGDEKYVIIKSETKGDIWSIIHESSSKVEAFAFKNKDIGWYISGKNIFKTVDGGASWELYYTNDTDCKGILYNEDTLWVIANGKILKHYF, from the coding sequence ATGAAAAAACGATTTTTGAATTACCCATTAATTACATTACTATTAGTTACAGCCTTTGGTTGCGGTTCAGATTCAGAAGATAGCCAAGATCTTAATGAACAAATAGAAACGATAGACGCCAAGGTTACTTCTTTTTCTACAGAGTATGCTTATGTTAACGATCTAGTATCTATTTTAGGAGAAAATTTTGGTAGTGATATAACCGATACAAAAGTATATCTCGATAATAAAGCGGTTGAGATTACTACTGCTAACAATACTACAATAACAATAAAGGTGCCTGAGGGAGTTAGTGTGCTTCCAGAATTAAAAATAGAAATTCCAAACACCAATGTTTCTTTTAATGATTCGTATAAAAGCTTAGCTGTATTAGACAATACAAAAAATAAGTGGATAACAATGGGTCACGATTATAATTCGATTGAAAGTATAAAGGATTTTAGAGGAGTTGATAAAGAAAAGGTTTATTTTTCGATACAAAACAATTCATCTAATGATGTTTTTGAAGTAATCAAATCGTTTAACGGGGGAGCAAGTATTTCTAATATTAATCAAGATCATAATTTTCTTGATGGAGGATTCTTTTTAAGTTCAAAAGACAATGAATATTCGTTAAGATCGTTGGCTCTATATCGTAAAAATGAAAAAGAAGAAAGCAAGTTACTTAATGATTTTACTCAAAATGGTTCTTGGGGTTTAGACTTTTTTGTTGATAATGATGAAAGTAATATCATAGTTGCAACATCAGAAGGAAGAATATATAAATCTACTGATACTGGTAGTACATTTGATAAAGTACATGAAAATGATCCTTCAAATTTCGAATTCGATACTTTTTTCGCACTTTCTTCAAATCAGGTTTGGTTAGGAGGATATACATACCCATTCCCTGAAAACAAGTCTTACTATCCTGCTAAGCTATTATACTTAAAAGATGGAAACTGGACTAATAAAGAAATACAAATAGAAAATAAAGCGGGTAATTATGAATATATCAAGAAAATTCGTTTTGTAGATGCAACTACAGGATATGCGATCGCTTATATTAAGAACCTTAGTGGTGATGAAAAATATGTGATTATTAAATCAGAAACAAAAGGAGATATCTGGAGTATTATTCATGAAAGCAGCTCTAAAGTAGAAGCTTTTGCTTTTAAAAACAAAGACATTGGCTGGTATATCTCAGGAAAAAATATTTTTAAAACTGTAGACGGAGGAGCATCATGGGAACTTTATTATACTAATGATACAGACTGTAAAGGAATTTTATACAACGAGGATACACTTTGGGTTATAGCGAATGGAAAGATACTAAAACATTATTTTTAA
- a CDS encoding LytR/AlgR family response regulator transcription factor — translation MKKTTLKKDDFIFIREDRKQVKVFYDNILYIESVKDYIKIHLSNKTRLIKYSLTAFEDRLDERFIRTHRSYIVNRDKITAYTKQDIEIDAIEIPIGENYKMNISDL, via the coding sequence TTGAAAAAAACCACCCTCAAAAAGGATGATTTTATTTTTATACGCGAGGATCGAAAACAAGTAAAAGTCTTCTATGATAATATTCTATATATAGAAAGCGTAAAAGATTATATTAAGATTCATTTGTCTAATAAAACCCGGCTTATAAAATATAGCCTAACTGCATTTGAAGATAGATTAGATGAACGATTTATAAGAACACATCGTTCCTACATCGTAAATCGAGATAAAATTACAGCGTATACAAAACAAGATATCGAGATTGATGCTATTGAAATCCCTATCGGAGAAAATTACAAAATGAATATATCTGATTTGTAG
- a CDS encoding LytR/AlgR family response regulator transcription factor, giving the protein MYTCLIVDDEELARELIETHLKQLDGFELVASCNSAIEASKILQQQSIDLLFLDIEMPVLKGTDFFKNLIVKPHVIFTTAYRDYALDGFELNAVDYLLKPITFSRFFMATEKFISLQNTRSTSTEVEKNHPQKG; this is encoded by the coding sequence ATGTATACGTGTTTAATAGTAGATGACGAAGAATTAGCCAGAGAGCTAATAGAAACGCATTTGAAACAGTTAGATGGTTTTGAATTGGTGGCATCTTGCAATAGTGCAATAGAAGCTAGTAAAATATTACAGCAACAATCAATTGATTTACTTTTTCTCGACATAGAAATGCCTGTATTAAAAGGTACAGATTTTTTTAAAAATCTTATTGTTAAGCCTCATGTAATATTTACAACAGCGTATAGAGATTATGCTCTTGATGGATTTGAATTGAATGCTGTGGATTATCTTTTAAAACCTATAACTTTTAGTAGGTTTTTTATGGCAACCGAAAAATTCATTTCGCTACAAAATACGCGATCAACCTCTACCGAGGTTGAAAAAAACCACCCTCAAAAAGGATGA
- a CDS encoding sensor histidine kinase produces MSKSIKFLTPTALLLMFRFYKNQQNYLKLNEQKKIAELTALKNQLNPHFLFNTLNNLYALAIKKSDHAPEVIEKLSDILDYMLYRCNNKFVSIQKEIELIENYIALEKIRYGNRVRISFKNNSTEDSKIAPLLLLTFIENAFKHGVTQELKEAFISITISSDNHHIIFNIENSKSTISAENKNQKCIGLSNVQKQLDLLYGDDYSLDIEEESDKYCVRLILKAK; encoded by the coding sequence TTGAGTAAGAGTATTAAATTTTTAACTCCTACTGCCCTGCTCTTAATGTTTAGGTTTTATAAAAATCAGCAGAATTATTTAAAACTCAATGAGCAAAAAAAAATAGCTGAATTAACTGCTTTGAAAAATCAATTAAATCCGCACTTTTTATTCAATACATTAAATAATTTGTATGCTCTGGCCATAAAAAAATCAGATCATGCACCAGAAGTGATTGAAAAACTATCTGATATTTTGGATTATATGTTGTATCGCTGTAATAACAAATTTGTATCCATCCAAAAAGAAATTGAGTTGATTGAGAATTACATTGCTTTAGAAAAAATACGGTACGGAAACAGAGTTCGTATTTCTTTTAAAAATAATAGCACAGAGGATTCAAAAATAGCTCCCTTACTGCTATTAACTTTTATAGAAAACGCTTTTAAACATGGTGTGACTCAGGAACTAAAGGAAGCTTTTATTTCAATCACAATTAGTTCGGATAACCACCATATTATTTTTAATATTGAAAATTCTAAATCAACAATATCTGCTGAAAATAAAAATCAGAAGTGTATAGGATTGAGTAATGTTCAAAAACAATTAGATTTACTGTATGGAGATGATTATTCTTTGGATATTGAGGAAGAAAGTGATAAATATTGTGTTCGTTTAATTTTGAAAGCTAAATAA
- a CDS encoding nuclear transport factor 2 family protein, protein MKRLFFTTFPFCFLLVLSQYKMMNHGKTIINNDTLLYKSTNEIVKTNHSFSEKEMIEKTLNNYIQGSSYNELEKLESAFAADASLYLTVKGTFKRLTPVDYLNYFKNKKKGVYNGRTGNILSIEIYRDIATAKVEIFIPERKTKLMDLFLLKKLKGDWKIITKTATKL, encoded by the coding sequence ATGAAACGTCTATTTTTTACTACGTTCCCTTTTTGTTTTTTACTTGTTTTATCACAATACAAGATGATGAACCATGGTAAAACTATTATAAACAACGATACACTTCTTTATAAGAGTACAAACGAAATAGTCAAAACAAACCATTCATTTTCAGAAAAGGAAATGATTGAAAAAACGCTTAATAATTATATTCAAGGGAGTTCTTATAATGAATTAGAAAAACTAGAAAGTGCTTTTGCTGCAGATGCATCTTTATACCTTACAGTAAAAGGTACCTTTAAAAGATTAACTCCAGTAGATTATCTCAATTATTTTAAGAATAAGAAAAAAGGAGTCTATAACGGACGAACAGGAAATATTCTATCAATCGAGATATATCGTGATATAGCCACAGCCAAAGTCGAAATTTTTATTCCGGAGAGAAAAACAAAACTAATGGATCTTTTTCTATTAAAAAAGCTGAAAGGTGATTGGAAAATAATTACTAAAACAGCTACAAAGCTATAG
- a CDS encoding DUF5916 domain-containing protein, with translation MKKIFLIALCFLSALHTQAQTKTIQFKKATITIDGQLDESIWKELPEYSGFYNYMPIDEGLAENQTSVRLFHNGEYLYVSLIYNDTTPKTQVSSLKRDVPIGLSDGFAMVLDTQNQQQNAYYFSVNSYSTQIDGIVERINEGYDFSTSWNTIWKAKAFMNGNQKQYEIAIPLKALNFDTNNAVFGVQFYVRDIKNNSWTILKNVKRNYRLFDLRFTEKMTVEDLPNTSTSRFTTTPSITANYQTDVVEDDTETTFKPSLDVQYNVTSSLRLDATINPDFSQIDIDQQVTNLTRFSVFFPERRNFFLENSDLFSNLGVDGVNPFYSRRIGANSDIQFGLKLSGNVSPKTRIGVLDVQTDKENEIASENFGALVVEQQLSKNFTTTGFFINRQQTDKFKLINDYNRVAGVNINYKSDNNKWLGLANFGKSFNDGISKDNNFYNAGIWFNKRGLEWNAAIKNVGKNYITDVGFTPRLYNYDAINDVVVREGYTQTTAGIEYQKFYEKSKIVNSVRYLNYSNDTYLDEHGKLNQSSHFLNSAIFFKNLSALYYVFRYEYVDLRYGFDPLGNGNSLIPNEYRFGILKIGYNSANNQKFRYRFNMQAGNYYSGKRTAAGTYLNYQLLPFANLELRYDINKIDLNLLGKETFHLARFTGQIFFSNRLNWTTYVQYNTQRDNFNINSRLQWEYKPLSYVYLVVSDNYNKDIARTNWGVAFKMNYRFDF, from the coding sequence ATGAAAAAAATATTTTTGATAGCACTTTGTTTTTTATCTGCTTTGCATACTCAGGCACAAACAAAAACCATTCAATTTAAGAAGGCTACAATTACAATAGATGGCCAGTTAGATGAATCTATCTGGAAAGAGCTTCCTGAGTATTCGGGTTTTTATAATTATATGCCAATAGACGAAGGCTTAGCAGAAAATCAAACATCTGTACGACTATTTCATAATGGAGAATATTTATACGTGAGTTTAATTTATAATGATACTACACCAAAAACACAGGTTAGTTCTTTAAAGCGAGATGTTCCTATTGGGTTAAGTGATGGGTTTGCCATGGTTTTAGATACACAAAATCAACAACAAAACGCATATTATTTTTCTGTAAATAGTTACAGTACACAAATAGATGGTATTGTTGAACGTATTAATGAAGGATATGATTTTAGCACAAGTTGGAATACGATATGGAAAGCTAAAGCCTTTATGAATGGTAATCAAAAACAATATGAAATAGCTATTCCTTTAAAAGCATTAAATTTTGATACGAATAATGCTGTTTTCGGAGTTCAGTTTTATGTTAGAGATATTAAAAATAATTCCTGGACTATTTTAAAAAATGTAAAACGTAATTATCGCCTTTTTGATTTACGATTTACCGAAAAAATGACCGTTGAAGATTTACCCAATACATCAACTTCACGTTTTACAACAACACCATCTATTACCGCAAACTATCAGACCGATGTGGTAGAGGATGATACAGAGACTACATTTAAACCAAGCCTGGATGTGCAATACAATGTCACCTCTTCTCTTCGATTAGATGCGACAATAAATCCTGATTTTTCACAAATTGATATCGATCAACAAGTAACAAATCTAACTCGATTTTCGGTTTTTTTCCCCGAAAGACGTAATTTTTTTCTTGAAAACTCAGATCTGTTTTCAAATCTAGGAGTCGATGGTGTAAACCCTTTTTATTCAAGGCGTATAGGAGCAAATTCAGATATCCAATTTGGGTTAAAATTATCAGGAAATGTATCCCCAAAAACTAGAATTGGAGTTTTAGATGTACAAACCGATAAAGAAAATGAAATCGCTTCAGAAAATTTTGGAGCCCTTGTTGTCGAACAACAATTATCAAAAAACTTTACCACAACTGGTTTTTTTATCAATAGACAACAAACAGATAAATTTAAATTGATCAACGACTATAATCGAGTAGCAGGTGTCAATATAAATTATAAATCTGATAATAATAAATGGCTTGGTCTGGCCAATTTCGGGAAAAGTTTTAATGATGGAATTTCTAAAGACAATAATTTTTATAACGCAGGAATTTGGTTTAACAAGAGAGGTTTAGAATGGAATGCTGCAATCAAAAATGTAGGTAAAAACTATATAACCGATGTTGGTTTTACGCCAAGATTATATAATTATGATGCTATCAATGATGTTGTAGTAAGAGAAGGGTATACCCAAACTACAGCGGGAATAGAATATCAGAAATTTTATGAAAAATCCAAAATAGTAAACTCTGTTCGTTATTTGAATTATAGTAATGACACTTATTTAGATGAACATGGTAAATTGAATCAGTCATCGCATTTCTTAAATTCAGCTATATTCTTTAAAAACCTATCAGCTTTATATTATGTATTTAGATATGAGTACGTGGATTTAAGGTATGGTTTTGATCCATTAGGAAATGGTAATTCATTAATCCCAAATGAATATCGCTTTGGGATTTTAAAAATTGGATACAACTCTGCAAATAATCAAAAATTTAGATATCGTTTCAATATGCAAGCAGGAAATTATTATAGTGGAAAAAGAACAGCTGCAGGAACGTATCTAAATTATCAGTTATTACCTTTTGCAAATTTAGAACTAAGATATGATATTAATAAAATTGATTTGAATCTGTTAGGAAAAGAAACTTTTCATTTGGCTCGTTTTACGGGACAAATTTTCTTTTCTAATCGATTAAACTGGACAACCTATGTGCAATACAATACACAACGAGATAATTTTAATATCAACAGCAGGTTACAATGGGAATACAAACCTTTATCATATGTTTATTTGGTTGTTTCTGATAATTATAACAAAGATATTGCCCGCACAAATTGGGGAGTTGCCTTTAAAATGAATTATCGTTTTGATTTTTAA
- a CDS encoding serine hydrolase domain-containing protein translates to MNQLKQISIVYILLFITMSGISFGQTNSEFIRVPDGRNINVFKLNQHIGKAMDSIGVPGLSIAIVNNNKIVYHNTFGVVNNKTQEPVTKQTIFEAASLSKPLFAYFIMKMAEMGKIDIDKPIYPYLKAIFPTGVIAKESFEAYQTLTPRIIMSHGTGIPNWVKGPIKIAFKPGTDFSYSGEAYQHLGAAFGTKLGIGWGSALDSLFLKEAAHPIGMNKSFYTWNDILENHAAKGHMKGKVNLEMHRDKKVGPGYSLQSDAQDYALFLIEMMNPKNIKKHTRDEMLKEHNHFKPDSKLLKETGQTGWGLGFAQKPTPYGMMHLHTGNNQDFQAYTMFIPDQEYGFVMFGNSDNLFPLLETIEQLLGEHF, encoded by the coding sequence ATGAATCAATTAAAACAAATTTCTATAGTATATATATTGTTATTCATAACAATGTCAGGAATATCTTTCGGACAAACTAATTCTGAATTTATAAGAGTTCCCGATGGTAGAAATATTAATGTCTTTAAACTTAACCAACATATAGGAAAAGCAATGGACTCCATAGGAGTACCAGGCCTTTCTATTGCTATAGTGAACAATAACAAAATTGTATATCATAATACATTTGGAGTTGTAAATAATAAGACACAGGAACCAGTAACCAAACAAACTATCTTTGAAGCAGCCTCTCTCTCTAAACCATTGTTTGCATATTTCATAATGAAAATGGCAGAAATGGGTAAGATTGATATAGATAAACCAATTTATCCATATCTTAAAGCTATATTTCCTACAGGAGTTATTGCTAAAGAATCTTTTGAAGCATATCAAACTTTAACTCCTCGCATTATAATGTCTCATGGAACAGGAATTCCTAATTGGGTCAAAGGGCCTATCAAAATAGCCTTTAAACCTGGAACAGATTTTTCTTATTCTGGTGAAGCATATCAACATTTAGGAGCCGCTTTTGGGACAAAACTAGGTATTGGATGGGGCAGTGCACTAGATTCTCTTTTTCTTAAAGAAGCAGCCCATCCCATTGGTATGAATAAAAGTTTTTATACTTGGAATGATATATTAGAAAACCATGCAGCTAAGGGACATATGAAAGGTAAAGTAAACCTGGAAATGCATAGGGATAAAAAAGTAGGACCTGGATATAGTTTGCAATCTGATGCCCAGGATTATGCTTTATTTTTGATAGAAATGATGAATCCCAAGAATATAAAAAAGCATACTCGTGATGAAATGCTTAAAGAGCATAATCATTTTAAACCTGATAGCAAACTTTTAAAAGAAACAGGGCAAACAGGTTGGGGACTCGGTTTTGCTCAGAAGCCTACACCATATGGAATGATGCATTTACATACAGGAAACAATCAAGATTTTCAAGCGTATACCATGTTTATCCCCGATCAAGAATACGGGTTTGTAATGTTTGGAAATTCGGATAATTTGTTTCCTTTACTAGAAACAATAGAACAACTTTTAGGAGAACATTTTTAA